In one Xiphophorus couchianus chromosome 17, X_couchianus-1.0, whole genome shotgun sequence genomic region, the following are encoded:
- the LOC114160971 gene encoding apoptosis facilitator Bcl-2-like protein 14: MENGKVENRVAEPIDSTTHLDCNLNSDKENMEDTVEFRLMMAYAQRRRPAKANTPKANGSAAEQTLTQTSGKTENKEEEVEEKKKKKKIWRHLKVIFKCVQPQTVEPESPQDDDLNGPMYRHFVPEDKEDEHHAEDQDAMEEVADRVIGIADEFDFTPEMDPCIESDAREDDVEKMIGLLLRDQGDRLNDEFDLAHIAADLFLDYSFFARLLNRFLIRIGFRRPDSDALGPQAANRTQIAAALEITSRLTSVKALPKVKLYKHGARYLQEYYSSWAQTQGGYEAVFPDEEEVD, encoded by the exons ATGGAGAACGGCAAAGTGGAAAACCGCGTCGCAGAACCTATCGACAGCACCACTCACTTGGACTGTAATCTGAACTCtgataaagaaaacatggaggacacGGTGGAGTTCAGACTCATGATGGCGTACGCTCAGAGGCGGCGGCCAGCGAAAGCCAACACACCCAAAGCAAACGGCTCGGCTGCAGAACAAACGCTGACTCAGACATCTGGAAAGACTgaaaacaaggaggaggaggtggaggagaagaagaagaaaaagaagatatGGAGGCATCTGAAAGTGATTTTCAAGTGTGTTCAGCCTCAGACAGTGGAGCCAGAATCACCACAGGATGATGACCTCAACGGCCCCATGTACCGACACTTTGTTCCTGAAGACAAAGAAGATGAGCATCACG ctgAAGATCAGGATGCGATGGAGGAAGTGGCGGACCGAGTGATCGGGATTGCCGATGAATTTGATTTCACTCCCGAAATGGATCCGTGCATCGAGTCCGATG CAAGGGAAGATGATGTGGAGAAGATGATTGGTCTGTTGCTGAGGGACCAAGGCGACCGGCTGAACGACGAG TTTGACCTGGCGCACATTGCTGCAGACCTTTTTTTAGACTACAGCTTCTTCGCGAGGCTTCTCAACAGATTTCTGATCAGGATCGGCTTCAGGAGACCGGACTCTGACGCCTTAGGACCCCAAGCAGCCAACAGAACCCAAATTGCTGCCGCCCTAGAG aTAACAAGTCGTCTCACCTCTGTCAAGGCATTGCCCAAAGTCAAGTTATATAAACATGGAGCTCGATATTTGCAGGAATATTATTCATCGTGGGCTCAAACGCAGGGCGGATAC GAGGCAGTGTTTCCTGATGAAGAGGAAGTTGACTGA